A region of the Corticium candelabrum chromosome 4, ooCorCand1.1, whole genome shotgun sequence genome:
tcaaacaacaaTTTTTCTCGTGGCCTTACTCACAGAGTTATGATGTTGCATTCGTATTGATCTTACTATGAAACTAGAAGATAGCACGTCGTTAGCGAAGTAGTCGACATCGTCATGTAGAGAACGACCGCGGTCGCTCCATAGTCTCGTACTAATCCTCTTATTCTCTGTCGACTTGAAAGACCgctgttcgtgtgtgtgtggacgtcTAGTGAGCTCGCAGTGTCTTTCGATCTCGACCTGCCATGCGCATCAGTCTGTCGATGGCTGCTCGAGTCTGAGAGGCGATGGACTGCTAATAGTGGTGTAGCCCTGCAGCTTGTGCGTAGTCGAAGATTACTCTGTACAAGTTCGAGCGCAAATGCGACTCTCTGAAATCCCGATCTCAACAGGTGAGCTGAAAATGCCATGCATTCGTgaggtaacgcgcgttagcagtGACTTATTTCGCggtttgtttgaatgtttgtcAACGTGGAAAACGAGTTGCTAATTGTTGCACTCAGTAAAAAATAGTACAGTAAAGTACTCTCAACTCAATAGACGTAAGAATGCTGAGAAAACGCCCCCAAAACTCAAGAATCATAATTGGCGCTACgtgtctgggaggccgaggctacagACCTTCTAAATCAAGCATGCTGATCTAGACAGTGTCTATTCAATGGGCACTTACAACGCTGTCTGAACACGTTCAAAATTTTGTTTCACAGTATTTTACTTTTACTCTTGTCTCTCACAgaactacagtacagtacagtacagtacacgtcgCTACATTGACATGTGTAGGTGAAACTTCAGAAATCTAATCATAATTTCATTCTGTACaccacatgtgcacacacgcaaCCAACTGAATCACCAAACTTGGATATTCCTACAACAAGCCTCGTGTAATGGTAAGACTGTCTATCATATCACTATTTCTGTGTCTCTAATCTTTACGTGCTGCCTCCTTCAGGTGACGGTTTCTTTAACCAGCCGAGGTTTCTCATGTACCGAACAATGAGTGGAGTCGATGCAGCAGTGATAGCGATTCGAACAGGAGCGAATACTTTGTGTACTCCATATGCTACCACAAATGTGCCAGTTCCGGAAACAATCTTTGAAGACTGCTTGAAGCCCAGATAGGCAATAgctgcctgcatgtcaacaCCACTAGAAATAAAAGTaacaattaagttaagatggtGGCCAATACATTACTTATGTACTGGTTAAACAAAAATTgcttataattataatttataatttgcTTATGAAATTCTTAATTACATCGATGTGAACcggttacacacacacacacacacacacacacacacacacacacacacacacacacacacacacacacacacacacacagtctcgcatagccagacccctttccgccaaCACCACTCTATTCTATCCTTCGACGGCATCCAAAATATGCATACCTGGATAAATACATTTTAACTAAAAAAACAATCTCAATCAGGTAATATAATGTCAACCACCTCGTGACTTTTAGAACTGATGGTTTAATTGGCTAAGTGATAATAACAAAACTTGCAATATTTAAATACATTTAACTAAACTACTGACGTTAttattttgtgtctgtctgtctgtctgtccgtttgtgtgtgtgtgtgtgtgtgtgtgtgtgtgtgtgtgtgtgtgtgtgtgtgtgtgtgtgtgtgtgtgtgtgtgtgtgtgtgtgtgtgtgtgtgtgtgtgtgtgtgtgtgtgtgtgtgtgtgtgtgtgtgtttgtgtctgtctgtttgtttgtctgtcattcatATTCCTAAAACAAACTAAACAGACTGTTTACGAACGTTGCATACAAATGCTATGATAATGGTTGAAAGCACTCTTACTAAGAAACCAGGAGGTAGCACAGACCGAGTGACGTCAGAGATATGGACACGTGAAAGATGACGGCGGTCGCTCCGTAGTCACGCACGAgaattttcattttttctttgttCGAAAGCTTCTTACTTGAATCCGGCAAAGAACTATCTTTGGAAAAAACACGAATTCCACGCATTTCCGACGTTGATGTCTCATGATGTGAATATCCATCTTTGCACCATTTATCAATTGGAAACGTTGCCGCTCGAGCTCGACTGGCCGCTGAAAAAGCAGAGTATCTCCGAATCAACA
Encoded here:
- the LOC134178025 gene encoding uncharacterized protein LOC134178025, whose translation is MAAKLLIRRYSAFSAASRARAATFPIDKWCKDGYSHHETSTSEMRGIRVFSKDSSLPDSSKKLSNKEKMKILVRDYGATAVIFHVSISLTSLGLCYLLVSYGVDMQAAIAYLGFKQSSKIVSGTGTFVVAYGVHKVFAPVRIAITAASTPLIVRYMRNLGWLKKPSPEGGSTPHECMAFSAHLLRSGFQRVAFALELVQSNLRLRTSCRATPLLAVHRLSDSSSHRQTDAHGRSRSKDTASSLDVHTHTNSGLSSRQRIRGLVRDYGATAVVLYMTMSTTSLTTCYLLVSYGVDIQAVITYLGISQTSRFASGASTFVIAYACHKLLLPIRLAVTATATPLIVHYLRQIGWIKKPNVNHQQPK